Within Oribacterium sp. oral taxon 102, the genomic segment CAGCTTCTCATACCTTTCCTCATACCTCTCCCCCTCCTCTGTTTTCGAGCCCATGACGTTATAGCACTCTTTCGTTCTATAAGTCTTTCTCATGTCTGAGTTGTGAGTATCATAAGACCTGACTATTTATTTGTCAATCATTATTTTTATTCATTTATTATGAATATTATTCCATTTTTAGCCATTTTAATTCAGTTTAAAGCTCTGTTTTTCGATAATTTGTCAATTAAATTATGATTTAATACATTTTTATCACTTTATAAAATAAAAGACACTGTGTCCTTATATCTGCGTCTTTATATTTTTTTGATACAGGAATTCGCAGATTTTATGAATTCATCCACAGGAGAGTGCGTCTTTCGATTTCGACTTCCGTATTTTGTGTCTGTAAATTATCGCTGCAAAGCAAAGGGAGAGAAAGCCTATCGCCCTCTCTCCCCTCTCTCTGCCCCGCCGTAAATTCCCGGGTCAGTCGTCATTTTCCTCTTCCCAGTTCGTATACACGCTCTGCACGTCGTCACTCGCATCCAGCAGCTCCAGCGTTTTCCGAAGGTTCTTCACCGCTTCTTCCTCCGTCACGGAAACATAGTTCTGCGGGATCATCGCGAGATCCGCCTCCAGCATCGGGATTCCCTGCTTCTCCAGATTCTCCCGCACCTCGGAGAAGTCCGCCGGAGCGGTGAGGATCTCATAGCAGTCCCCATCGTCCCGGATATCCTCAGCACCCGCTTCGATCGCGAGCTCCATCAGCGCATCGAAGTCCTTATCCATGTCTTCCATCGCTTCCTTGTCGAGGATGATCTGTCCCTTCTCATCGAACATGAAGGAAACCGAGCCCTGTGTGCCAAGCGCACCATGCCCCTTGGTGAAGGCGGAGCGCACATCCGCCGCAGAGCGGTTCTTATTGTCCGTCAGCACCTTGACAATAATGGCGACACCGCTCACGCCGTAGCCCTCATACTGCATCTCCTCGAAGTTCACCGCATCCAGCGCGCCTGCCGCCTTCTTGATGCCGTTGTTGATCGTATCATTCGGCATATTGTTCGCCTTCGCCTTGGCGATCACATCACGAAGCTTGGAATTGCTGTTCGGATCGCTTCCGCCCTGCTTCACGGCGAGCGCGAGCTCGTGTCCGATGATCGTGAAGATCTTCCCCTTCGCCGCGTCGTTCTTTTCCTTCTTGGCTCGAATATTGGAAAATTTTGAATGTCCAGACATATTTCTCTCCTGTTAGATTTACTGTATAAGTCCCCCGTCAAGCGGACAAACGCGCGGCAAGCCTGCTCACACGAGCGTTCGGACATTTGACAGGACAAGAGGTATGGGCACGAAGCGATGTGTAAGCATCGCAAAAATGCGAATACCTGTCAGCGATGCGAGAGCTTCGAAGAAGCGAAGCAGCGCGCAGGACTTATGTGATTGGCGGTGCCGAAGTTTTCGGCATGGGAGTTTACTGCATTGACCTCCCTGTTACTAGATAAGTCACTGTCAGGCGACAGAATAAAAGCCGCATTTACAAGCGGATATTCCGGCATCCGGCAAGACAGCAAACACTTCTATTTTACCCCTAAAAGAGGAATGTGGCAAGCGCTTCCCTTAACCGCTAGCTCATATCCGGATAGAGCTCCCTGAAGATATCCTTGTTTCCGATCCATGCTCCGTCCCGGACATAGACCCGCGGCACGCGTTTCCCGATATTGCAGAGCACCTCGTAGGGGAAGAGTCCGAAGTCCGCCCACTCATAGAGGTCGATCCGCTCCGTCCCGTCCGTACCGAGCAGCGTCACGATATCCCCGACCTCTGCAAAGAGCCCGCTGACATCCACCATGAACTGATCCATGCAGACCCGTCCGAGGATGCGGCAGCGCCTGCCGCGGATCAGCACATCGGCACGATTGGACAGCGCCCGCGGGAAGCCGTCCCCATAACCGACCGGAATGGTCGCAATCTCCGTCTCCTTTTCCGTGACGAAGCTGCTCCCGTAGGAAATCGGCGTCCCCGCCGGGACGGTCTTCACATGGGTGAGCTTCGCTTTCCATGACAGCGCCGGTGTCAGCACAAGCCGCTTCTGATCCACCTCGGCGGAGGGGAGCAGTCCATAGAGGCAGATCCCATCCCGAACCATAGTAAGACCCGTGCCGATCTGCTCTACGATCCCCGCCGAGTTCGCGGCATGACGGATCGGAATCGAGACCCCCGCTGCTTCCATCCTGTCCGTAAAGTCCGTGAAACGCTGGAGCTGCAGCTCTGCGAAGCTCTTGTCGCGCTCATCCGCGCTCGCGAAGTGGGTGAAAACGCCGGAAAGCTTCATGTTCGGGAATCTCACGATCTCCAGTGCGAGCGAGAGCGCGTCCGGCTCCTCGGTCTGAATGCCGATCCGCCCCATCCCGGTGTCCAGCGGGATCATATAGGAGGCAGCGCATCCCATGCTCCCCGCGAGCGCCGAGATTTCCCGCGCCTGCTCCAGCGTGAATACGGACGGCATGATATTCTGCTCCAGCATCAGCCGATAGGAGCGGGCGGGCGCGACCCCGAGATCAAGGATCGGCTTCCGGATGCCGTTTCGCCGAAGCGCATAGCCCTCCGCAATCGTTGCCACACCGAACATATCCACAAGATCCTCGAGTTCCCGCGCGATCGGCGGTGCACCGTGCCCATAGCCGTCGCATTTCAGGATCGCGCAGAACTGCATCCCCGCCGGAAGAGATGCCTTCGCACTCTCCACATTCCCTCGAATCGCCGACAGGTCGATCACCGCATAGGTTCTTTCATAAATCTGATCTATATTTTTTTCGGACATCGATGCCTTCCTCTTTTCTGTTCTGGACTTTTCTCGATAATGAGATAAACTCTCATATGTGGACGACGCATACTGTATAAGCCTACCACGCACCGCAAATGCTGTCAAAGGAAGAAAACGCAATGAAATATCTCTCCCTCTCCGAATATCTGAAGACGCGCTTCGGAACGAAGCTGTATAAGCTCTCCCTGCAGACCGGCTGCTCCTGTCCGAACCGGGACGGGACGCTGTCCTACGGCGGCTGTACCTTCTGCTCCGAGGGCGGCTCCGGCGACTTCGCCTCTCCGCTCCTCCCGATCGGAGAACAGATACAGCTCGCCCGGGAGAGGGTCGATGCGAAGCTCCCTGCCGGCATCCCGCAGGAGGAGCGGCGCTATATCGCCTATTTCCAATCCTTCACCAATACCTACGGCAATGCCGGACGCCTGCTGTTCCTCTTTCAGGAAACACTGGCACGCCCGGAGATCGCCATCCTCAGCATCGGCACCCGCCCGGATTGCATCTCGGAAGAAATGCTCGCAGGGCTGCGCATTCTCAATCAAAAAAAGCCCGTCTGGATCGAGCTCGGACTGCAAACGATCCATGAGACGAGCGCCGCACGCATACATAGAGGCTATTCTCTTCCCTGCTTCACAGACTGCTACCGCCGCCTGAAGGAAGCGGGTCTCAGCGTCATTGTCCATCTGATTCTGGGGCTTCCGGGAGAGAGTGAGGCGGATATGCTGGAGAGCGTCGCCTACCTCGCGGGACTCTCGCCGACCTTGGACGGCATCAAGCTGCAGCTCCTGCACATCCTGAAGGGAACCGCTCTCGCAGAGGAATATGCGAAGAAGCCCTTTCCGCTCCCCACTCTGGAGGAATATGCCTCCCTTATCGTGAAATGTCTCCGACTGCTGCCGAGGGAGACCGTCGTGCACCGTATCACCGGAGACGGTCCGAAGCGGCTGCTCCTCGCACCGCTCTGGAGCGCGGACAAGAAACGAGTGCTGAATACGCTCTCCGCGCGGATTCGGGAAGCGTAATCACCTCCGCTGCATTCCCCGCAGCGTCTCGAAAGCTGCGAGATCCGAGGGCTGCACCCGCATATTCGAGCTGACCGCCTGCTCCCCCGGCTTCGTCACCGTCATTTCAATGACGGTTCCCTCCGGGATTCCGCTCTGTATCATCGTTTGCAGAAACTGCGCCACCTTCGGATGCGTTTCCCGGAACTTCCGGAGCTCTCCGGCTATTTTCATCATCTCTATCGGGTTCATCTCTTCTGCCCTCTCTTCCAGACAAAATTTAAGAGGATTCTCTTCTTGCGCAATGAAGAGAACCCTCTTACAAAAATCGCTTCGCTTCCGCTGCGGTTATGAATCCTTCGACACCTCCGTCAGCTTCGCTCCGCTTCCATGAGTCCGGTTCCGACTCGGATCGATGAAGCGCTCGCCATCTCTCCTCCTCTTTCCCTTCCTCTCACGCCTGCAAGCCCTTCAGATCCATGAAGCCTTCGCCATGTTTCCTATCTGCTGCATCCTTCGGGTCTAAAACTTTCTTCAATGAAGCGCTCGCCATCTCCGATTGCCTTATTCCCTGTCCGTTCTTCTTACGCTCATTCTACATTTTAAAATTTGTTTTGTCAAGCTTTTATTTTAGGAAGTTTTTTCTTTTTCTTTCTCCGCACGACAATCCTCGCAAATCCCGTAAAAAACCGTTCGCAGCGGGTTCCAGAGAAAATGGTGATGCGCCCTAAGATGCAACTCGATCATCTGCATCTCCTCGCAATGCAGATGGATCAGCCGTCCGCAGCGCTCGCATTTGCAGTGTACACAGAGCTGCTCCTCTCTCTCCTGCTTCTCTCCGTTCTCTCCGGTATATTCGAAACAGGCGGAGGTATTCGGATCGATCACATACTTGCTCACAACGCCGTCATCCACCAGCCGTTCCAGCTGCCGGTACACCGTCGTCGTCCCCATCGGCTTGCCGATCTCCAGAAAATGCGCGTGCAGATCTGCCACGGTGAAATGCTGTCCCCTGATCGTCTTCAGGTAAGACAGCAGCTCCTCTCTGTGCTGCGTCCTGTACTTGATCTCTCCCATGACTCCCTCCCGAATTCAGAAAGCGTTTTCATATGCTATGGGGGCGATGCCGAAGCTCCCGGTATACGGATCTGCCCGACAGGCTGCATACCGCCATTTCGATTTCAGAAGCTCCGGATATGATCCTGCTCGGACTCTCCTGTCTTCTCAAGCCGGAGAATCTCGACGAAGTAGCTCCCAAGCTCCGTTCTCACCTCGACGCGGTCTCCGACCTTATGTCCCAAAACAGCGCGCCCCAGCGGAGACTCGTTCGAAATCAGGTTCTTTAGAGAATGTCCGCGGATGGATGTCACGATGCGGTAGCTCTCCTCCTCTCCGTCCTCCTCGAAGCGGACGGTAACCGTATTGTTGAGCCCCACCTCATCCGCCTTTGAGCGGTCGTCGATGATCCGGGCGAAGCGGAGCATCCGCTCCAGATAATGGATACGTGACTCGTTCTGATTCTTCTCCCGCTTCGCCGCATAATACTCGAAGTTCTCGGAAAGATCGCCGTGCGAGCGCGCCTCCTGCAGCGCCTCAATCAGCCTCGGACGAAGCCGGAGCTTTCTCTCCTCGATCTCCGCCTGTATGCACTTCACGTCAGATCTGGTCAGCTGTTCTCCCACTTATTTGCCCTCGTAGCGGATCAGGGACTTCAGTCTGTACTTCGACAGCTTTTCCCGTCCATGCAGCCCCGCCAGCTCCATCACGACGGAGATCTGCGCCACCTCGCCGCCCAGGCGCTCAACGAGCTTGCAGGCAGCCTCCAGCGTGCCGCCGGTCGCAATCAGATCGTCCACGA encodes:
- a CDS encoding YebC/PmpR family DNA-binding transcriptional regulator yields the protein MSGHSKFSNIRAKKEKNDAAKGKIFTIIGHELALAVKQGGSDPNSNSKLRDVIAKAKANNMPNDTINNGIKKAAGALDAVNFEEMQYEGYGVSGVAIIVKVLTDNKNRSAADVRSAFTKGHGALGTQGSVSFMFDEKGQIILDKEAMEDMDKDFDALMELAIEAGAEDIRDDGDCYEILTAPADFSEVRENLEKQGIPMLEADLAMIPQNYVSVTEEEAVKNLRKTLELLDASDDVQSVYTNWEEENDD
- the alr gene encoding alanine racemase, translating into MSEKNIDQIYERTYAVIDLSAIRGNVESAKASLPAGMQFCAILKCDGYGHGAPPIARELEDLVDMFGVATIAEGYALRRNGIRKPILDLGVAPARSYRLMLEQNIMPSVFTLEQAREISALAGSMGCAASYMIPLDTGMGRIGIQTEEPDALSLALEIVRFPNMKLSGVFTHFASADERDKSFAELQLQRFTDFTDRMEAAGVSIPIRHAANSAGIVEQIGTGLTMVRDGICLYGLLPSAEVDQKRLVLTPALSWKAKLTHVKTVPAGTPISYGSSFVTEKETEIATIPVGYGDGFPRALSNRADVLIRGRRCRILGRVCMDQFMVDVSGLFAEVGDIVTLLGTDGTERIDLYEWADFGLFPYEVLCNIGKRVPRVYVRDGAWIGNKDIFRELYPDMS
- a CDS encoding TIGR01212 family radical SAM protein (This family includes YhcC from E. coli K-12, an uncharacterized radical SAM protein.) encodes the protein MKYLSLSEYLKTRFGTKLYKLSLQTGCSCPNRDGTLSYGGCTFCSEGGSGDFASPLLPIGEQIQLARERVDAKLPAGIPQEERRYIAYFQSFTNTYGNAGRLLFLFQETLARPEIAILSIGTRPDCISEEMLAGLRILNQKKPVWIELGLQTIHETSAARIHRGYSLPCFTDCYRRLKEAGLSVIVHLILGLPGESEADMLESVAYLAGLSPTLDGIKLQLLHILKGTALAEEYAKKPFPLPTLEEYASLIVKCLRLLPRETVVHRITGDGPKRLLLAPLWSADKKRVLNTLSARIREA
- a CDS encoding Fur family transcriptional regulator; this translates as MGEIKYRTQHREELLSYLKTIRGQHFTVADLHAHFLEIGKPMGTTTVYRQLERLVDDGVVSKYVIDPNTSACFEYTGENGEKQEREEQLCVHCKCERCGRLIHLHCEEMQMIELHLRAHHHFLWNPLRTVFYGICEDCRAEKEKEKTS
- the greA gene encoding transcription elongation factor GreA, whose amino-acid sequence is MGEQLTRSDVKCIQAEIEERKLRLRPRLIEALQEARSHGDLSENFEYYAAKREKNQNESRIHYLERMLRFARIIDDRSKADEVGLNNTVTVRFEEDGEEESYRIVTSIRGHSLKNLISNESPLGRAVLGHKVGDRVEVRTELGSYFVEILRLEKTGESEQDHIRSF